A single Methanospirillum lacunae DNA region contains:
- a CDS encoding Hsp20/alpha crystallin family protein, which yields MSDTPPEEFKNIEELLKKVLGQTLGSGQIRPGVIGVNIILAGGMPPGFPGGYGGGGPGRDVEHPDIEVTEWDGRVMATCEMKGLANEHVSIAFQDNTLHVIGYDGTTRYRSSAVLPPVIESSCNRTFYNGVLELTWLTRDIETPVQTTVDDAVEISVQEMSDQENDTPDHP from the coding sequence ATGAGTGATACCCCACCAGAAGAGTTTAAGAATATTGAGGAACTGCTAAAGAAAGTCCTCGGCCAGACACTGGGCTCTGGTCAGATACGACCTGGTGTCATCGGCGTCAACATTATCCTTGCAGGAGGAATGCCCCCCGGCTTTCCAGGAGGATATGGTGGAGGGGGTCCGGGACGGGATGTAGAACATCCTGATATCGAAGTTACCGAATGGGACGGCAGAGTAATGGCGACATGCGAGATGAAAGGTCTTGCAAACGAACACGTCAGCATTGCGTTTCAGGATAATACCCTTCATGTCATTGGGTATGATGGTACTACCCGGTACCGGAGTTCGGCCGTGCTCCCTCCTGTAATTGAATCATCATGTAACAGGACATTTTATAATGGAGTGCTGGAGTTGACCTGGCTTACACGGGATATTGAGACCCCTGTCCAGACGACTGTAGATGATGCAGTAGAAATCTCTGTTCAAGAGATGAGTGATCAGGAGAATGATACTCCTGATCACCCGTAA
- a CDS encoding thioredoxin family protein — protein sequence MTEAKLREIGDHEWEHAVERSSEPVLVMFFSPTCRHCIQMKPYIEELAQEFSPSVSFLMLNILEFGWIAEKYGVMATPTFIWFCGGKPVQSRVGAVFPAMLKKMIEEMIQTGEECRMKSTEIKYEISGYG from the coding sequence ATGACAGAAGCCAAACTACGTGAAATCGGTGACCATGAATGGGAACATGCAGTTGAACGAAGCAGTGAACCAGTACTTGTGATGTTCTTCAGCCCGACCTGTAGGCACTGTATCCAGATGAAACCATATATTGAGGAACTAGCACAGGAATTCTCACCATCAGTCAGTTTTCTTATGCTCAATATCCTTGAATTTGGATGGATTGCCGAGAAATACGGAGTGATGGCGACACCGACCTTTATCTGGTTCTGTGGAGGAAAGCCGGTACAGAGCAGGGTTGGTGCAGTGTTCCCTGCAATGCTCAAAAAAATGATAGAAGAAATGATACAAACCGGCGAAGAATGCCGTATGAAATCTACAGAAATAAAATACGAAATTAGTGGTTACGGGTGA
- the nifB gene encoding nitrogenase cofactor biosynthesis protein NifB, whose protein sequence is MADESYRESEVDGTIVKWDPDQMRKIQEHPCYSEKASHTFGRAHLPVAPKCNVQCNYCVRKFDCVNESRPGVTSEILNPEQALKKIRDIVAEHPYIKVVGIAGPGDPLYNEATFETFRLIHENFPDLILCVSTNGLLLPDKIDLLEKYGVSNITVTMNALDPDVAAQIYQFINYQGKRYDSGREMGELLIGKQLEGIRLAVERKMLVKVNTVYIPGINDSQILEIAKKISSMGVYIHNIIPLIAQAKFAHLKPPTMEEKLAMQELCKPYVKQMSHCQRCRADAVGCLGKDINPCTGHKSE, encoded by the coding sequence ATGGCTGATGAATCGTACCGGGAATCAGAGGTTGACGGCACCATCGTGAAATGGGATCCTGACCAGATGCGGAAGATTCAGGAACATCCCTGCTATAGTGAGAAAGCCAGTCACACCTTTGGAAGAGCACACCTCCCAGTTGCTCCCAAATGTAATGTCCAGTGTAACTACTGTGTCCGCAAGTTTGACTGCGTAAATGAGAGCAGACCCGGAGTTACCAGTGAAATTCTCAATCCGGAACAGGCACTCAAAAAGATCCGGGATATTGTCGCTGAACATCCGTACATCAAAGTAGTCGGGATAGCAGGTCCGGGAGACCCGCTCTACAACGAGGCAACCTTTGAGACCTTCAGGCTCATCCATGAGAATTTTCCAGACCTGATTCTCTGTGTGAGCACAAACGGTCTTCTCCTCCCAGACAAGATCGACCTTCTTGAGAAGTACGGAGTTTCCAACATTACAGTCACCATGAATGCCCTGGATCCTGATGTAGCAGCACAGATCTACCAGTTCATAAATTATCAGGGAAAACGGTATGATTCAGGCAGGGAGATGGGTGAACTCCTTATCGGAAAACAACTTGAAGGGATACGTCTTGCAGTAGAGCGTAAGATGCTCGTGAAAGTAAACACTGTGTATATTCCCGGAATAAATGACTCCCAGATTCTTGAGATCGCAAAGAAGATCAGTTCCATGGGTGTTTACATCCACAATATTATCCCGCTCATAGCCCAGGCAAAATTTGCCCACCTCAAACCACCGACGATGGAAGAGAAACTTGCGATGCAGGAACTCTGCAAACCATATGTGAAACAGATGTCACATTGCCAGAGATGCAGGGCTGATGCAGTCGGGTGTCTTGGCAAAGATATCAACCCCTGTACTGGTCACAAGAGTGAGTGA
- a CDS encoding tetratricopeptide repeat protein, protein MRSILPVAILIVLLVLTQSSLADDNSSAGVNNSVSFDDLVHENDLVLAQNPKNQTALMYRALIYYNAEKYSEAINASEMLLSVNSSCSFAWHIIGSSWGNLGDQVKATEAFGKAVSFAPGDPTEYNGQGVAYYRVGKYPEAVVSFQKATSIKPDYAVAWNNLGVTYRSMNETDNGIEAINKAITIDPGTASYYANKGFLLLDKKDYNGAIVTASAAKKIQMTNVPQWFVAGDAYYAQEDYKSAFYSYDGGLTTMQKNDMWYYQGIKNSRITQTMKPVDAYYQSVSSNVRFTGEWDRVTVIDYKIQRYQNTLDVYDQVMTITPDLGEAWRRKGYTALKIDEFESAKNAYTKAREMLPNDSDVIASLGYATGKLGDYLTGMNLIDEGLRIDPNNGRAYMQKGEIHSMYGEKKEAISAFNSALEKNPHDSDIFEALEGVQLSQGDYLGAVISFFRGVIGY, encoded by the coding sequence ATGCGTTCTATCCTGCCTGTGGCAATTCTGATTGTACTTTTAGTTTTAACGCAGAGTTCTTTGGCAGACGATAACTCATCAGCGGGGGTAAATAATTCAGTTTCATTTGATGATCTGGTGCATGAGAATGATCTTGTCCTTGCCCAGAACCCGAAAAATCAGACTGCCCTGATGTATCGTGCGTTGATCTATTACAATGCAGAAAAGTATTCTGAAGCAATAAACGCATCCGAAATGCTCCTTTCTGTTAATTCAAGTTGTTCCTTTGCCTGGCATATCATAGGTTCATCCTGGGGAAATCTTGGAGACCAGGTAAAGGCTACTGAGGCATTTGGAAAGGCAGTATCATTTGCACCAGGTGATCCCACCGAGTATAATGGTCAGGGTGTTGCTTACTACCGGGTGGGTAAATACCCTGAAGCAGTAGTATCATTTCAGAAAGCTACCTCGATTAAACCTGATTATGCAGTGGCATGGAATAACCTCGGTGTTACATACCGGTCAATGAATGAGACTGATAATGGGATTGAAGCAATAAACAAAGCTATAACGATTGATCCTGGAACAGCCTCATATTATGCCAACAAGGGATTCTTGCTTCTGGATAAGAAAGATTATAATGGAGCTATTGTTACAGCATCAGCGGCAAAAAAGATCCAGATGACCAACGTTCCCCAGTGGTTTGTTGCTGGTGATGCATACTACGCACAAGAGGATTATAAAAGTGCTTTCTACTCTTATGATGGCGGCCTTACCACAATGCAGAAAAATGATATGTGGTACTACCAGGGCATAAAGAACTCCCGGATTACCCAGACGATGAAACCGGTAGATGCATATTATCAATCTGTATCCTCTAATGTCAGATTCACCGGTGAATGGGACCGGGTGACGGTGATAGATTATAAAATCCAGCGGTACCAGAATACCCTTGATGTGTATGATCAGGTTATGACAATAACCCCTGATCTTGGCGAAGCATGGCGGAGAAAAGGGTACACTGCTCTGAAGATCGATGAGTTCGAAAGCGCCAAGAATGCCTATACAAAAGCACGGGAGATGCTTCCGAATGATTCTGATGTCATTGCTTCGCTTGGATATGCAACTGGGAAACTCGGGGATTATCTTACCGGGATGAACCTGATTGATGAAGGCCTGAGGATAGACCCAAACAACGGAAGGGCATATATGCAGAAAGGGGAGATTCACTCGATGTACGGTGAGAAGAAGGAGGCAATAAGTGCCTTTAATTCAGCACTTGAAAAGAATCCCCATGATTCTGATATCTTTGAAGCTCTGGAAGGAGTTCAGTTATCCCAGGGTGATTACCTGGGTGCAGTAATAAGTTTCTTTAGAGGAGTAATAGGATATTAA
- a CDS encoding NAD(P)/FAD-dependent oxidoreductase codes for MDRNYEVVVVGAGPSGSAAAESCAKAGLNVLLIEEQAHIGVPVQCAGLLSCSAFEECKVSTRSVLNTVSGATVKAGHASLSFDAGKTKAYVVDRSMLDQEMGYAAADAGAEIQLKTQAHDLNINQHKILVRGSNGHEHIRYQILIAADGPRASIGRMAGLPRAPVYLSGLQCDLASEVDQDKVTIYPNASPEFFGWVIPMGEGRARVGMCGITHVREKFDTFISGFGSQRVQFVSGTIPLGTLKTTVAEGIMTVGDAAAMAKPTSGGGVYTGVRAARHAGAIVALACETGRTDPAFLSQYEKRWRSDIGKELKIGYAAFRYRQTISPQDMEQIVSVMSNPDIRDLIVQKGDMDRPGRLLRSLLLHPSMYRAGGVVIKSAIRALTE; via the coding sequence ATGGACCGGAATTATGAGGTTGTCGTGGTTGGCGCAGGCCCGTCAGGGTCTGCAGCTGCAGAATCATGTGCAAAGGCCGGCCTTAATGTTCTACTTATTGAAGAGCAGGCACACATCGGCGTTCCGGTTCAGTGTGCAGGACTGCTCTCATGTTCAGCATTTGAAGAGTGCAAAGTCAGCACCAGGTCAGTCCTCAATACGGTATCAGGTGCCACTGTCAAGGCAGGTCATGCTTCGCTCTCCTTTGATGCAGGAAAGACAAAGGCATACGTAGTGGATCGTTCAATGCTCGACCAGGAAATGGGGTATGCTGCTGCAGATGCCGGTGCAGAGATACAACTTAAAACGCAGGCACACGACCTGAATATCAACCAGCATAAGATTTTGGTTCGTGGATCAAACGGGCATGAACATATTCGGTATCAGATCCTTATTGCTGCAGATGGACCACGGGCATCGATCGGAAGAATGGCAGGACTGCCTCGTGCTCCGGTGTACCTTTCAGGGCTCCAGTGCGACCTTGCCAGTGAAGTAGATCAGGACAAGGTTACTATTTACCCCAATGCTTCTCCAGAGTTTTTCGGTTGGGTGATCCCTATGGGCGAAGGGCGGGCTCGTGTCGGAATGTGTGGTATAACACATGTCAGGGAGAAGTTCGATACCTTCATTTCAGGGTTTGGATCGCAACGTGTTCAGTTCGTATCCGGAACAATCCCTCTTGGAACACTTAAAACCACGGTTGCAGAAGGAATCATGACAGTTGGTGATGCCGCTGCAATGGCAAAGCCCACCTCAGGCGGAGGAGTATACACAGGAGTCCGGGCTGCCCGTCATGCGGGAGCTATCGTTGCACTTGCCTGTGAAACAGGACGAACCGACCCTGCATTTCTTTCACAATATGAGAAACGATGGAGGAGCGATATAGGAAAAGAACTGAAGATAGGGTATGCAGCATTCAGGTACAGACAGACAATCTCCCCTCAGGACATGGAGCAGATCGTCTCTGTGATGAGCAATCCGGACATAAGAGATTTAATCGTTCAAAAAGGGGACATGGACAGACCGGGAAGGCTGCTCAGATCTCTTCTCCTCCACCCTTCCATGTATCGAGCAGGCGGTGTAGTTATCAAATCTGCTATCCGGGCCCTGACTGAGTAA
- the pth2 gene encoding peptidyl-tRNA hydrolase Pth2, translating to MVREPEFRWKQCIIIRNDVKMSCGKKCAQAGHAAIVAYEKADATSKKAWMNEGQKKVVLKASDERTLFELKSIAEAAGISAALIQDAGMTEIPPGTITALGLGPAKTEELDKITGNLSLL from the coding sequence ATGGTCCGGGAACCCGAGTTCAGGTGGAAGCAGTGTATCATCATCAGAAATGATGTGAAGATGAGTTGTGGAAAAAAATGTGCCCAGGCTGGTCACGCGGCCATCGTTGCGTATGAAAAAGCTGATGCGACTTCTAAAAAGGCATGGATGAATGAAGGTCAGAAGAAGGTAGTACTGAAGGCGAGCGATGAACGTACACTCTTTGAATTGAAAAGTATCGCCGAAGCTGCAGGAATCTCAGCAGCGCTTATTCAGGATGCAGGGATGACTGAGATCCCGCCTGGTACAATTACGGCTCTTGGACTGGGACCTGCAAAGACTGAAGAACTTGATAAGATTACGGGAAATCTCTCCCTCCTATGA
- the truD gene encoding tRNA pseudouridine(13) synthase TruD: protein MRKSPYPIDHTLGLSWYISDLDGIGGRLKGDPEDFVVEEISDNPSSTGTGPYLICRLTKKNWDQQRAIKEIAGRLGVSHQRFGFAGTKDKRAVTTQFISIYKADPAVIQSLHIPDMTIEPVGFSDHQISLGDLKGNRFRISLSEYESLKPETTTDDIVAGLAGGVPNYFGYQRFGVQRPVTHLTGLDILRGSYEDAVRTFVSTPSTGESEEYAEGRKFYADTGDAKEALHHIPVRLSLERSLLHHLVSNPGDYAGAFHTFPRTLRSMFVSAVQSWLFNRALSMRIEEGRGLADPVEGDRIVFSDGRSDTVTTGTSRMAAMQVKRDRCRIAIFMQGSEPVQATGPDDKNMAWLMEQEGITSEMFGTASTFLETRFSGAPRSILLNSDVSIEMGENRMNFAFSLQPGQYATTLLREIMKADPIMMI from the coding sequence ATGAGAAAAAGCCCGTATCCCATTGACCATACGCTCGGCCTCTCCTGGTATATTTCAGACCTGGATGGTATCGGGGGGAGGCTTAAGGGAGATCCTGAAGATTTTGTTGTAGAAGAAATATCTGATAATCCTTCTTCAACAGGAACCGGGCCATACCTCATCTGCCGGTTAACCAAAAAAAACTGGGATCAACAACGAGCCATCAAGGAGATTGCAGGCAGACTCGGGGTGAGTCACCAGCGATTTGGTTTTGCAGGAACCAAGGATAAACGGGCTGTTACAACACAGTTTATCTCAATATATAAAGCAGATCCTGCGGTTATCCAGTCACTACACATCCCAGATATGACGATTGAACCGGTGGGCTTTTCTGATCATCAGATCTCACTTGGTGATCTCAAGGGAAACCGGTTCAGGATATCATTATCTGAATATGAATCTCTCAAGCCTGAAACAACCACTGACGATATTGTGGCTGGACTTGCAGGAGGGGTTCCGAATTACTTCGGGTATCAGCGGTTCGGTGTTCAGCGTCCTGTCACCCACCTGACCGGCCTTGATATTCTTCGTGGTTCGTATGAGGATGCAGTCAGAACCTTTGTGAGTACTCCTTCTACAGGTGAGAGTGAGGAGTATGCCGAGGGACGAAAATTCTATGCTGATACTGGAGATGCCAAAGAGGCCCTTCATCATATCCCTGTTCGTCTCTCTCTTGAACGCTCACTTCTGCATCATCTGGTAAGCAATCCCGGGGATTATGCTGGTGCGTTCCATACCTTTCCACGGACACTGAGATCCATGTTCGTAAGTGCGGTTCAGTCATGGCTGTTTAACCGTGCTTTGAGTATGCGGATAGAAGAGGGCAGAGGTCTTGCTGATCCTGTGGAAGGTGACCGGATTGTCTTTTCTGACGGGCGTTCGGACACAGTTACAACAGGAACATCCAGGATGGCAGCAATGCAGGTGAAACGGGATAGGTGCCGTATTGCAATCTTTATGCAGGGTTCTGAACCTGTCCAGGCAACAGGACCAGACGACAAAAACATGGCCTGGCTGATGGAACAAGAGGGAATTACCAGTGAGATGTTTGGGACTGCATCAACATTTCTGGAGACCCGGTTCTCGGGAGCGCCCAGATCGATCCTCCTCAATTCAGATGTCAGTATTGAGATGGGTGAAAACCGGATGAACTTCGCATTCTCGCTTCAGCCAGGTCAATATGCAACGACCCTGCTTCGAGAGATCATGAAAGCAGATCCTATCATGATGATCTGA
- a CDS encoding RibD family protein: protein MSGDQNRPHVVLVSEVTVDGKLTVTRGASSKLLMQFMSHEAEVLLHRIRADSDAIMVGSNTIRIDNSFLTVRYVEGKNPIRVIPSSHADISPDANVLSADSPTIIAVSKEAESEKIAVLKEKGAIIEVVGEEKVDLALLLNRLSSQYGVKQLMIEGGSTLNGQMFSLGLIDEIVLIHLPFIAGGTDTPSLVGGLPTRSVDDLIKLELKKNYLAGENLITEYVVRRS, encoded by the coding sequence ATGTCTGGAGACCAGAACCGTCCTCATGTCGTACTCGTCTCTGAGGTGACTGTTGACGGAAAATTAACCGTGACCCGGGGTGCATCGTCAAAACTCCTGATGCAGTTTATGTCACATGAGGCTGAGGTCCTGCTCCATCGCATCAGGGCTGATTCTGATGCAATCATGGTCGGCTCAAATACCATACGGATTGATAATTCATTTTTAACTGTGAGATATGTTGAGGGGAAAAACCCAATCAGGGTAATTCCCTCGTCACATGCAGATATTTCTCCTGACGCAAACGTGCTATCTGCAGATTCACCAACAATCATTGCAGTGAGTAAGGAGGCAGAGAGCGAAAAGATAGCAGTACTCAAAGAAAAAGGTGCAATTATTGAGGTTGTAGGAGAGGAGAAAGTCGACCTCGCTCTCCTGTTAAACCGGCTCTCTTCACAATATGGAGTGAAACAACTGATGATTGAAGGGGGGTCAACGCTAAATGGTCAGATGTTCTCACTTGGTCTTATTGATGAGATTGTACTGATTCATCTCCCATTCATTGCTGGTGGGACAGACACACCTTCCCTTGTTGGCGGACTTCCAACCCGGTCAGTTGATGACCTTATAAAACTTGAACTGAAAAAGAATTATCTCGCCGGCGAGAACCTGATCACCGAATACGTGGTTCGCCGGTCCTGA
- a CDS encoding cupin domain-containing protein encodes MGEDSLDLKGKIIRPADLVNYQDGSVVSRMLTYTPQGTITIFAFAAGSGLSEHTAPFDAVLQVLEGNAEVSLAGKNFDVVSGDMIILPANIPHAVHASISFKMMLTMIHA; translated from the coding sequence ATGGGAGAAGATTCTCTGGATCTCAAAGGCAAGATTATCAGACCTGCAGACCTGGTTAATTACCAGGATGGAAGCGTTGTGAGCAGGATGCTTACATATACGCCCCAGGGGACGATCACAATATTTGCTTTTGCTGCGGGATCCGGTTTATCTGAGCATACTGCCCCATTCGATGCTGTTCTCCAGGTTCTAGAAGGCAACGCAGAAGTAAGTCTTGCAGGAAAAAATTTTGATGTTGTTTCTGGTGATATGATTATTCTTCCTGCGAATATCCCCCACGCTGTCCACGCATCGATCTCGTTTAAGATGATGCTCACCATGATCCATGCATAA
- a CDS encoding CDP-alcohol phosphatidyltransferase family protein produces MNITAFRYRFIGYVEPLSGIFLKFGISPNMITILSLLAGVACAVCYSMSAFLPGSILLFISAILDLVDGTVARRSGRETRFGAVFDWIADKYTDAVVIIGVGISAIPIITRIIPGPTTWDFAIVALAVTGSLMNTFIKPVTYAEIGFTERRDGKIEDPLEGVGFFGRPETLLILGLGGLVGYIWVSVIIIAICTNLSALERIIYLYRRYS; encoded by the coding sequence ATGAATATTACCGCTTTTCGTTACCGTTTCATCGGGTATGTCGAACCGTTATCTGGGATTTTTCTAAAATTTGGCATTTCCCCGAACATGATTACGATTCTCTCACTCCTGGCGGGAGTTGCATGTGCTGTCTGCTATTCGATGAGTGCTTTTCTTCCTGGTAGCATTCTTCTTTTCATATCAGCCATCCTCGATCTGGTAGATGGAACTGTAGCACGTAGGTCAGGAAGAGAGACCCGGTTTGGTGCAGTTTTTGACTGGATTGCAGACAAATACACTGATGCAGTTGTGATCATTGGTGTAGGAATATCAGCGATTCCAATAATTACCAGGATCATTCCCGGGCCGACAACCTGGGATTTCGCAATTGTGGCACTTGCTGTCACCGGTTCCCTGATGAACACCTTCATAAAACCGGTCACGTATGCTGAGATAGGTTTCACAGAACGACGGGATGGAAAGATAGAAGATCCCCTTGAAGGGGTGGGTTTTTTTGGCAGACCCGAGACCCTCCTGATTCTTGGACTTGGGGGTCTCGTCGGCTACATCTGGGTTTCAGTTATAATAATTGCAATCTGTACAAACCTTTCAGCACTTGAGAGGATTATCTACCTCTACCGGCGATATTCGTGA
- the artA gene encoding archaeosortase A, whose product MLELFIPLSCVFFLLSLIPGRHRKYTAIIAWISIVCVLISGVPAWIEETNLLYPVMALLSLPFLWATIRMLLNDQEVVYQLTRAAGVSFLIYAPFAFYEPLGNALISLVISNTGMFLNFFNFPFDQVLWNTLQHGHFRVEIILACTGIQAIAIMLGVAAAVPTTWRQKALAFLLVVPPIYILNLFRNTGVVIAYTEQWFTWLPDITGSPEPGYASFFWAHNIIAEGLALVFLVGLAYGLFRLIPTLADFAADLIDAYRLEITNIAGRGR is encoded by the coding sequence ATGCTGGAATTGTTTATCCCTCTCTCGTGCGTATTCTTTCTTCTTTCGCTGATTCCAGGCAGACATCGCAAATATACAGCAATCATCGCATGGATATCCATCGTATGCGTCCTGATAAGCGGTGTTCCTGCATGGATTGAAGAAACAAATCTCTTATACCCGGTAATGGCCCTTCTTTCACTTCCATTTCTTTGGGCAACAATCAGAATGCTCCTCAATGACCAGGAGGTAGTATATCAACTTACCCGGGCTGCTGGAGTTTCATTCCTTATCTATGCTCCATTTGCTTTTTACGAGCCTTTGGGCAATGCACTAATCAGCCTTGTAATTAGCAACACCGGGATGTTTTTAAATTTCTTCAACTTTCCATTTGATCAGGTTCTATGGAACACACTGCAACACGGGCACTTCAGGGTTGAGATCATCCTTGCCTGCACGGGAATACAGGCAATTGCTATTATGCTCGGGGTTGCAGCAGCGGTACCGACAACCTGGAGACAAAAAGCCCTGGCATTTCTGCTCGTCGTTCCCCCGATCTATATCCTCAACCTATTCAGAAATACGGGCGTAGTAATCGCGTATACAGAACAGTGGTTTACGTGGCTCCCGGACATTACCGGAAGCCCTGAACCAGGGTATGCAAGTTTCTTCTGGGCTCACAATATTATTGCAGAAGGGCTTGCACTGGTGTTTCTTGTCGGTCTCGCCTACGGACTCTTCAGGTTGATTCCAACCCTTGCAGACTTTGCAGCCGACCTGATTGACGCATACCGGCTTGAGATCACGAATATCGCCGGTAGAGGTAGATAA
- a CDS encoding transcription factor S produces MMFCLKCGRMLKNQGGSFVCPGCGWTKEDAPGNLMTKVDKRKEKEIVIVDDTEKIHTLPTIAIRCPECGNNEAEWWLRQLRSADESEVRFFRCTKCSKTWREYD; encoded by the coding sequence ATGATGTTCTGTTTAAAGTGCGGAAGAATGCTTAAAAATCAGGGCGGTAGTTTTGTTTGTCCGGGCTGTGGATGGACAAAAGAAGATGCGCCCGGAAATCTGATGACCAAGGTTGATAAAAGAAAAGAGAAGGAGATTGTCATTGTCGATGACACCGAAAAGATCCATACTCTCCCGACCATTGCTATCCGATGTCCGGAATGTGGTAATAATGAAGCCGAATGGTGGCTCCGTCAGCTCAGGTCTGCTGATGAGAGTGAAGTCAGATTCTTCCGCTGCACAAAATGTTCCAAGACCTGGAGAGAGTACGATTAA
- a CDS encoding tetratricopeptide repeat protein, with product MKSNSLLLIILILACSSIVVHADKTAINLDTDGNNFISAGKYQEALDAYSKSAELDPSYAQAWNGKGVSLFYLRRYDEALEAYDTALALDSQFISVYNNQGRSLSEIDKNEDALKSFDKAVELNPKFAEAWFNKGKVLEKMGKNESAQEAFNKSLENDSLTGKQWSVKGLTFYEHGMYQAAVDAFDRAILKDPSDANSWHAKGDALRGLGKTDEAGEMYEKSISLNPQLSNPLTKHTPFPIFSLVLSLFLVVAIRSGKIKFR from the coding sequence GTGAAGTCCAATTCATTGTTATTGATCATTCTCATTCTGGCCTGCTCCAGTATTGTTGTGCATGCTGACAAAACAGCCATCAATCTTGACACAGATGGTAATAATTTTATATCTGCAGGAAAGTACCAGGAAGCGCTTGATGCGTATTCAAAATCTGCAGAATTAGATCCTTCGTATGCACAGGCATGGAATGGAAAAGGTGTTTCACTGTTTTATCTCAGACGGTATGATGAGGCTCTTGAGGCCTATGATACAGCCCTTGCTCTTGACTCACAGTTTATCAGCGTATACAACAATCAGGGTCGCTCCCTGTCTGAAATTGATAAGAATGAGGATGCACTGAAATCATTTGATAAAGCGGTTGAACTAAATCCTAAATTTGCAGAGGCCTGGTTCAACAAAGGAAAAGTTCTTGAAAAGATGGGAAAGAATGAATCAGCGCAGGAGGCTTTTAATAAGTCTTTGGAGAATGATTCCCTGACTGGGAAACAATGGTCAGTAAAGGGACTGACATTTTATGAACATGGGATGTACCAGGCAGCAGTTGATGCTTTTGATCGTGCCATCCTGAAAGATCCTTCTGATGCAAATTCCTGGCATGCGAAAGGTGATGCTTTACGAGGACTAGGCAAAACTGATGAAGCAGGTGAAATGTACGAAAAATCCATTTCTCTTAACCCACAGTTATCAAATCCTCTGACCAAACACACACCGTTTCCGATCTTCAGTCTGGTCCTGAGTCTTTTTCTGGTTGTAGCAATTCGATCAGGAAAGATAAAGTTCAGGTAA